A genomic region of Caenorhabditis elegans chromosome V contains the following coding sequences:
- the srd-34 gene encoding Serpentine receptor class delta-34 (Partially confirmed by transcript evidence), protein MDVSNENANSSIMTMEANFFMCIIVVFTQVRPVNNPESSAYLFSGFCRHTHKNACFFSFDFFQLVFDASSFAIPATLFYKYTKVTNINMKNITKNQIRMILLSSYLLSLIVGVIYVITYEPDESLEVASETRKFHSTQYDFRYYADITGYQKHFWSWLATNLNMISIFVPPIMSIVFIRLIQIKLNSLKHLFTDKTAAQAKKFDLALTIQTLVPAVCVIPIYIAHLILENYDLPFLSNFEKVLYMMLSLPTAIDAFIVIVTITPYQKAFIAFFKDTFCGKKVSPAIVRRNNISAVSIF, encoded by the exons ATGGATGTATCCAATGAGAATGCCAACTCTAGTATTATGACAATGGAAGCAAAT TTTTTCATGTGCATAATAGTTGTCTTCACACAAGTCAG ACCTGTGAACAATCCAGAATCGTCAGCATATCTTTTTAGCGGGTTTTGTAGACACACTCATAAAAATGCttgctttttcagttttgattttttccag ttAGTCTTTGATGCCTCGTCCTTTGCAATTCCTGCTACATTGTTTTACAAATATACAAAAGTAACAAATATTAATATGAAAAACAtaactaaaaatcaaatcagAATGATTCTTTTAAGCTCTTACCTTCTATCTTTAATTGTGGGG GTGATCTATGTGATAACGTACGAACCAGACGAATCTCTTGAGGTTGCTTCAGAGACCAGGAAGTTTCATTCAACACAATATGATTTCCGGTACTATGCGGATATCACTGgatatcaaaaacatttttggagctGGTTAGCAACAAATTTGAATATGATAAGCATTTTCGTCCCACCAATCATGAGTATTGTGTTTATTAG ACTAATACAAATTAAACTCAacagtttaaaacatttatttactGATAAAACTGCTGCTCAAGCCAAGAAGTTTGATCTTGCTTTGACGATTCAGACACTTGTCCCTGCAGTTTGTGTGATTCCTATATACATAGCTCACTTAATACTTGAGAATTATG acttgccgtttctctcaaattttgaaaaagttctatATATGATGCTTTCTCTTCCAACAGCTATTGATGCGTTCATTGTTATTGTCACCATCACACCGTACCAAAAAGCCTTTATTGCGTTTTTCAAGGATACGTTTTGTGGCAAAAAAGTTTCACCTGCAATTGTTAGACGTAACAATATTTCGgctgtttccattttttga
- the F32G8.2 gene encoding uncharacterized protein (Confirmed by transcript evidence), protein MLCSLKNQVKIFPSLIFAILSCLLIIFIVGITHKANYNTNVGFEKKYEYAYTMQDTREQLGNFCKFPFLFFANYDVEDGIYNVDPEDDCVPDELNKYVNFSTTSVLTYRPQPITNLSLEPIRCAYQTNNGLSKQFFEIEPNVPIQIPHYNFLVSCKRNEKEVFVKPFVNFGVIPKEVPGESVAVILLPSINHMLFTKKIIRTKTVMQKNGFKFAQMLNMKETKPFLDLLLELGISSEISVFQQAKKHNFTTFFSGPQQIRELIDVDYDTMEHRNYISNNLIDENFCLQDGRKLMDDQLENMELFLESTSESKFFALMFLDDYGSQKSLIDFDLSNMFTRLQQKGIFKSTTFIVTTYNLSAKEVTDEQSKNPFFAVRLSDTLMKSHKTESHFLHLNFHRLLTTSNSYHLIMNLLDPKTSFNLSPFSLQSTTRSCQSENLSDEICLCMKPIPVPDFINPVNINFMQKLEKEFGKEIKMYKCVQSFEMGNQTAFFEYDNSKGKIRIVELSAKARVLGKRRNIIDVPLKKTFIYDVVLETFREFDYARIIRGHEVQIPIVSICVL, encoded by the exons ATGTTAtgcagtttgaaaaatcaagttaaaatatttccttctttaatttttgcgattttatcATGTTTACTGATAATATTTATTGTTGGTATCACTCATAAAGCCAATTATAACACAAATGTTGgattcgagaaaaaatatgaatacgCATACACAATGCAAG atactCGTGAACAGttgggaaatttttgtaaatttccatttttattctttGCAAACTATGACGTCGAAGATGGGATTTACAATGTTGA ccCTGAAGACGATTGTGTTCCTGATGAATTGAACAAATacgttaatttttcaacaactaGTGTTCTGACATATCGACCTCAGCCGATAACAAATTTGAGCCTGGAGCCAATCAG GTGTGCATATCAAACAAATAACGGCTTATCAAAGCAATTTTTCGAG attgaaCCCAACGTTCCTATTCAAATTCCTCATTATAACTTTTTGGTTTCTTgcaaaagaaatgaaaaagaagtgTTTGTGAAGCCATTCGTCAATTTTGGTGTAATACCAAAG gaaGTGCCAGGAGAATCTGTTGCTGTAATATTACTTCCATCTATAAATCATATGCTTTTTACCAAGAAAATAATACGAACCAAAACTGTTATGCAAAAGAACGGTTTCAAATTTGCTCAAATGTTGAATATG aaagaaaCCAAACCATTTCTGGATCTTCTTTTAGAACTTGGCATTTCTAGTGAAATTAGTGTATTTCAACAAGCAAAGAAACATAATTTTACTACTTTCTTTTCCGGACCCCAACAAATTCGGGAATTAATCGATGTAGACTACGATACTATGGAACatagaaattatatttccAATAATCTTATTGATGAGAACTTTTGTCTTCAAGATGGAAGG aaacttaTGGATGATCAgttggagaatatggaattgtttttggaaagtacgagtgaatcgaaatttttcgctttGATGTTTTTAGATGATTATGGAagccaaaaaagtttgatcgATTTTGATTTAAG taaTATGTTCACTCGATTACAACAGAAAGGAATATTTAAAAGCACGACATTCATTGTAACAACCTACAATTTGTCAGCCAA AGAAGTAACAGATGAGCAAtctaaaaatccatttttcgcAGTCAGACTTTCCGACACTTTAATGAAATCTCATAAGACAGAATCACACTTTCTTCATTTAAACTTTCATAG actgttAACTACTTCTAATTCTTATCATTTGATAATGAACTTACTTGATCCAAAAACATCATTCAATCTTTCTCCATTTTCATTACAGTCAACAACAAGATCTTGCCAATCAGAAAACTTATCCGACGAAATATGTCTTTGTATGAAACCg ATTCCAGTTCCTGATTTCATAAATCCAGTTAACATAAATTTCATGCAAAAGCTAGAAAAGGAGTTTGGGAAGGAAATCAAAATGTACAAGTGTGTTCAATCATTTGAAATGGGAAATCAAACGGCATTCTTTGAATACGACAATTCAAA aggaaaaattcgaatcgTGGAGTTGTCGGCTAAAGCAAGAGTGTTAGGAAAGAGACGGAATATA atAGATGTTCCTCTCAAGAAAACATTCATCTACGATGTTGTTCTTGAGACTTTCCGGGAATTTGACTATGCTAGAATAATTCGTGGTCATGAAGTGCAAATTCCTATTGTTAG catttgtgttctataa
- the F32G8.3 gene encoding uncharacterized protein (Confirmed by transcript evidence) has protein sequence MNTRIIILLLFLVSIISGGLIQSRVKRQWGGWGGGPGGWGGGPGGWQQPGFQQKNWNKNMNRNHIAAKQDQYNCQTSGINLIGLPISSYNCRNSGMSANVNALQQSHQSQGMMQGPLAGFGGLLNNFMG, from the exons ATGAATACtcgaattattattttacttTTGTTCCTGGTTTCGATTATATCCGGCGGATTAATTCag agccgaGTGAAACGACAATGGGGAGGATGGGGTGGAGGTCCAGGAGGATGGGGAGGGGGTCCAGGAGGATGGCAACAACCTggatttcaacagaaaaattggaataaaaatatgaatagaAACCATATTGCAGCAAAGCAAGATCAATATAAT TGTCAAACATCTGGAATCAACTTGATCGGTCTCCCAATCAGTAGCTATAATTGtcgaaattctggaatgtcTGCAAATGTGAACGCTTTGCAACAAAGTCATCAAAGTCAAGGAATGATGCAAGGACCTCTCGCAGGATTTGGTGGattattgaacaattttatggGATGA